CAGTCACCAGTTTCGATGGCGGCAGCATTACGTGCACGCTGTTTCTGTTGCTGCATTTCTTCATTGAACTCTTCAATGTTGACAGTCATTCCGTTTTCACGAAGAATCAACTCTGTCAAGTCGAGCGGGAAACCGAATGTATCATATAAAGTAAAGGCATCTTTACCGCTGATTTCTGTTTTTCCATTGGCTTTGGTATCTTCCATTGTCTTATCCAATAGACGGATACCTGTTTCCAAAGTGCGGAGGAATGATTCTTCTTCTTCCTTGATAACTTTTTCAATCAGTGTCTTTTGCGCAACCAGTTCAGGATAAGCCTCTCCCATATTATCAATCAATACAGGAAGCAACTTGTACATAAATGCCTGTTTCTGTCCGAGGAAAGTATATCCGTAACGAACAGCACGGCGAAGGATACGGCGGATCACGTAGCCAGCTTTAGCATTAGAAGGCAACTGACCATCTGTGATTGAGAATGCAATGGTGCGGATATGGTCGGCAATCACACGCATAGCGATATCTTGTTGTTTGTCTTTTCCGTATTCTGTACCCGACATTGCTGCAATAGCTTTCAGCATTGGCTGGAATACGTCTGTGTCGTAGTTGGATGTTTTGCCTTGCAAAGCCATACAAAGACGTTCGAATCCCATACCGGTGTCAATAACCTTGGCAGGAAGCGGCTCAAGACTGCCGTCTGCTTTGCGGTTGTATTGCATGAACACGAGGTTCCAGATTTCAATCACCTGTGGGTGATCGTGGTTCACGAGGTCGCGACCGGAGATCTTGGCACGTTCCTCAGCAGGACGAAGGTCGATATGGATTTCGGAACAAGGTCCGCAAGGTCCTGTATCACCCATTTCCCAGAAGTTATCGTGTTTGTTACCGTTGATAATATGATCTTTCGGAAGGAACTGTTCCCAATAGGAAGCAGCTTCGTCGTCACGGCTCAATCCTTCTTCAGGACTTCCTTCAAATACGGTTGCATAGAGATGTTCCGGATTCAGTTTCAAGACTTCTACCAGATATTCCCACGCCCAGTTGATGGCTTCTTTCTTGAAGTAATCGCCGAACGACCAGTTACCAAGCATTTCAAACATGGTGTGGTGGTACGTATCGTGCCCTACTTCTTCCAAGTCATTATGCTTTCCACTTACACGCAAACATTTTTGCGAGTCCGCGACTCTTTGGTATTTCGCTGGGTGGTTACCCAAAATAATATCTTTAAACTGGTTCATACCCGCGTTCGTAAACATCAGGGTAGGGTCATCTTTAATCACCATCGGAGCCGAGGGAACGATGTGGTGTCCTTTCGACTCAAAGAAATTCTTGAATGAATCTCTGATCTCTTTTGCAGTCAACATATAATGAAGAATTATGATTTATGAATTATGAATTATGGGCTGTGGGATATGAGAGAGGGGAGGAATCCCCAATAAATCATAAATCACAACTCATAAATTCGTAAAAACTGTGCAAAGATAGCTTGTTTTTATTACTTTTGCCGTATTAACAAGCGAAATATT
The Bacteroides luhongzhouii DNA segment above includes these coding regions:
- the alaS gene encoding alanine--tRNA ligase; this translates as MLTAKEIRDSFKNFFESKGHHIVPSAPMVIKDDPTLMFTNAGMNQFKDIILGNHPAKYQRVADSQKCLRVSGKHNDLEEVGHDTYHHTMFEMLGNWSFGDYFKKEAINWAWEYLVEVLKLNPEHLYATVFEGSPEEGLSRDDEAASYWEQFLPKDHIINGNKHDNFWEMGDTGPCGPCSEIHIDLRPAEERAKISGRDLVNHDHPQVIEIWNLVFMQYNRKADGSLEPLPAKVIDTGMGFERLCMALQGKTSNYDTDVFQPMLKAIAAMSGTEYGKDKQQDIAMRVIADHIRTIAFSITDGQLPSNAKAGYVIRRILRRAVRYGYTFLGQKQAFMYKLLPVLIDNMGEAYPELVAQKTLIEKVIKEEEESFLRTLETGIRLLDKTMEDTKANGKTEISGKDAFTLYDTFGFPLDLTELILRENGMTVNIEEFNEEMQQQKQRARNAAAIETGDWIVLKEGTTEFVGYDYTEYEASILRYRQIKQKNQTLYQIVLDYTPFYAESGGQVGDTGVLVSEFETIEVVDTKKENNLPIHITKKLPEHPEAPMMACVDTDKRAACAANHSATHLLDAALREVLGEHIEQKGSLVTPDSLRFDFSHFQKVTDEEIRKVEHIVNARIRANIPLKEYRNIPIEEAKELGAIALFGEKYGDRVRVIQFGTSIEFCGGTHVAATGNIGMVKIISESSVAAGVRRIEAYTGARVEEMLDTIQDTLSDLKALFNNAPDLRIAIRKYLDENAGLKKQVEDFMKEKEAALKERLLKNVQEIHGIKVIKFCAPLPAEVVKNIAFQLRGEITENLFFVAGSTDNGKPMLTVMLSDNLVAGGLKAGNLVKEAAKLIQGGGGGQPHFATAGGKNADGLPAAVEKVLELAGI